The Larimichthys crocea isolate SSNF chromosome I, L_crocea_2.0, whole genome shotgun sequence genomic interval CGCAAGTCACCACTTTGCTGACGTCAAAAGTGGAACAGCTGATATTTTGCTGATTACATTTGGACTGTATTCGGCTCGCTTCCACCACTAAGTTCATTGCATCCACACAGCCATGACTCAGTCTCTCAGAAATGTGTGTAATGTCAGGATGCGTAGGCTGCAGTACTGTTGAGACATTTTCAGACTTGGCCTCACAAAAATGTCTGCTGAGCTTTATTTTCCTGGGTCCACTGCCATTTAACGTCTTTTGAGCAACTTTTGTTGTCCCTTGCATGTGGCCCGATGCCTGTGAGGCCTCTACAATAGGTTTCTTTGACAGGTGAAGTCCTAAACCATGTGATGTTGCAGTGCCGCTCTCAGATTTAGCCACACAAAGACTCTCCGTTGAGATGCTGTTCTTCCTGCAAACATCCAAGCATATACCCAAGCCTTCGGACATAGCCGAGATGATGTGTGCTACTGAGATCCCTCTGTGAAGGCACTCCAGAGCAGCGCGACTCCACACTCCTGCGAGAAACAGCAGGCATCCCGACCCTGTATGATAGACCTTCTGGTGGGCTTGAATGGTCTCATAAACCAGCTGACCCACTGCGCAGGTCAGCTGCAGGCTCTCCAAGATGCGAAAACACGAGCACACAAGAGTCGACTCCCCACTCGTGTCATCTTGGATAAACTTGTACTTTTTATTGGGGCCCAAGGAGGAATGCGTGATTCCTGCCAGCGCTGAGAGCTTCTGCAGTCCAGCATGTTGTCGATTGCTTAGAAATGTACTTCCCAGCATTTCTTGGAGTgcctgaattttaaaaaaaggacaagacaaGTTTTACATGTGTTCACCTTTTAACAAGTAAACAACCAACAGAATGTTAACCAGGTTTGTGTTAAACCTTagttacaataaaaaacagcagTGGAGAGTAACTAAGTATACTCAAATATGTTCCAACCGTGAGATACTTTGACTTTCCAAGTAATTTGAGGTACTTTTACTTGATACTTGTACTTCATAACATTTCAGAGTGGAACATTgtacttcattacatttatctAATATATGAGCTCAAAGGTTACCCTACAAATTCTAATATTGGACACAAAGTTAAGAGCAGCCTGAAAATAAAGCttataacaatataatataaaacactgtGGGAGAGTCCATTCTGCATGACATACAAAGTTCACTTTGCTGGTACTTCCTCTGTACTTTCACgtaaagtaaaaatgtcacTTGTAACAGACCTTTTCCAAAGCAGCCATGTTGACATGAAACACTAGGTGAACACAGGTGTCACCAATGACACTGATTAAGGCTCAGACACAGTCTGATGTGTTGAGCTCACTGCAGAGGCTCTGCTGCAATACATGGGACTggaccttaattagtgtcattggaaacacctgtttgcaaaatgtctgctgtgaaaaaggtctattaagAACACTTTGTTGTAGCTTATTTGTACTTTAACTCAACAGAAAAATGCAGATATTTAATCGACCACTAATAAGTTAGGTCTTATAATTACAACGGGTAATTAAATCAACACCATGCAACAAACAACACTATTGTGAGGAGCAGCTTAACAGAAATTGCAATTATCCAAATCACACCGCCTCTTGCAAGCtatgctaacaagctaatgtcTTGCGAAAATAAATAACTTGTAAATTCAGGTTAgagttaaataaaatcacagcgGCGTCTCTAAAAGATGCTCAAACTTACAGTTGTGTACAGAGAATAATATTACCGTGTTTTCATGATTACAATAGATCCATGGTGTTTCTACTGCCCTGCTGCGACGGCTCCAGCGATAAAGTACTGCGCATGCGCTTGTTTCCTTGTTGCTGGGAGACAAGTAACGATCTCCACCATTGGCGGACACTGTCAAAACCCGCCTACTTCTCTCTGCAATTGGTTAATGCACACGCGTCACGGCGCTCTCGTTGTTTCTATTGGCTGTCTCCCATGTCATTCGAGTACAGCCGTTGCTGCCTGTTTGTTGACAACTCGATTATCAAACACAACATCGTGTTTTTCTGCGCTGCGTCGCTAATTGAAATGGTAAACTTTCATATAAATGACACGTGCTTGTAACTAAGTTTAGCCTGAAAATcaagctgtttgttttagtATGTAAACTTGCTTCTGTTTGGTGTCGTGGAGAAACACGGGAGCTAATAGCTAGCTGACTTAGCCAGCATGCTGATAGTTGACCACCTGAAGTCAACTGTGACTTTGTGTGATTCACCTGCTGACTGAGTGCTCTCTGTGAGGTGGGAACCACGtcttaatgtttgtttgctttcaggCTTCAAGTTACCGCAAACCAGCCTCTTCAGCCAGCCAGAGGAAAAGGCCAGGTCCCAAAGTGGAACTGACTGAGGAGCAAAAGCAAGAAATAAAGGAGGCTTTTGACCTCTTTGACACAGACGGGACTGGGACAATAGATGTGAAGGAGCTAAAGGTCATTTCATGGTCCTAGTATGGATCACATGTTAATAAGTGCATGTATGGATTCAGGAATACTTTGAAtactttgtgtgtctgtgccacAGGTTGCCATGAGAGCTCTGGGGTTTGaaccaaagaaagaagaaatcaagaaaatgattgCAACCATTGATAAAGAAGGCTCCGGAACAATTGACTACAGCGACTTTCTCAGTATGATGGCACTGAAAATGGTGAGCGTCGTGTGTTTCttagaaaatgaaaattgtAATATTGAGCTATGGAAAGACTCTTTACCAGTTCATGctaacatatttaatatacagaAACTACAACCCTCACAAATAAACTAGTgtaagataaaaacattttagcaaAGTGTGAgcttattttctgtttgaaatatttttatttttggaatgttattgttgtaatattagaaaaaaaacaacaaacagattgTTATTATTGTCTTTCTATGCAGCCTgcttacatttgtgtttttctccctctcacacagTCCTGATCATTCGCTGGCTCCACATGCATGAacactgttttatgttttcatcataTATAAGAAAATATAAACCTTTAATTTGATAGTTGTGCAACATTTTATTACACAATGTGTGTACTGTCGACAGAGCACATAAAGagatctgtctgtctccttcaaAATGTTAGAGTGCCCCTACCAGCCTCATAGTGTGTGGTAATTTAAATCTGTGACCCATGGCAAACATACACTCAGTAGAAACGTACAAAAATTACAATTGCATAGGCACATTTGGACACTTTTGACTAAAACAAAAGAAgcactaattaaaacagaaagCCAGTTTTTAATAAAGAACCCGTGAGATGTGACACAAAGTATACCTCTGCTAGTTGAGGGTTAGAACAAATGTAAACTGAAGCTTAAATGCTTCAATCGTCATGTGTTTGTCATGTGACCACTGTTGACAGGGTGAAAAGGACTCCGAAGAAGAAATAATGAAGGCTTTCCGGCTCTTTGACGATGACTCTACGGGAAGAATCTCATTCAAAAATCTAAAGAGAGTTGCTAAGGAGCTGGGTGAAAACCTCACAGATGAAGAGTTACAGGTATTCTAATCTGTAATGACCACCTCTTACTcaaaaagattttgtttttgtttcatttgttcatttttgcttgttttttaatCTGGGAACATGTCTCCAATATACCTTTTTATTTAGAAGCTTGATAGATGTTTAGTATTTAATAGAGCAACATTTCTCAAAGCATTTCTTTCATGTGGTGGGAAATATCTGCATCTGTGGACTTATTATAATTGTTTTGCAATGTTTGTAcctgagaaagacagacagagtttaGGTAAATTCTAAAAACCTATAACCTCCTTGAAACATTCTTCAGTTCTTGATGCAGGTTCTCCATACTCACACTTTGTTAGCAGCTTAAAGGCTGaccaccacaaacacattatCAACGTGTGGAAAATGTTTAACGTCTTCTGTTTGAAAGAATCATACTGGAAAGAGGGTTTATTTTTCCTCAAACTGCTCTCATGTTTTAGTTTCAGTAATATGGTAGTTTCCGATACACTCAGCACATAGGTTAGCACAGAATACATGCACAAGCTTTCTTCTATGTTAAAGGCACTTTTTATATGGAGCATGGCACAGCAGTTGTCTGTCCACTGGCTGTGGCACAcagttgaatgtatttttatgtaggaaaaatctaaacaacaacatttgtcCCGTATGACACATGTTGTCAAGGCCAAGTGAGAGTGAGGGTTTTTCCATGTTGGTTACATGCGACATATGAAGCATAGCTTTCAGTGCTGTATTCACTAGAACCTTTTTTCGGTTTGAACATGCTGCAGTTGATTCATGTTTCTTATCCTTTTAGGAAATGATCGACGAGgcagacagagacggagacggCGAGGTCAACGAGCAGGAGTTCctgaggatgatgaagaagacCAATCTTTACTGAACCTGTTGAATGTTACAATGTTGAtctgcaacattttctttttaaagattcacCTTTGAATTTATATGTAGAAGCTTTTTGGGGACTTAGATGGATTTGTTtagtgtgtaaatatatattttaatgtatctTTGAAGAACTTTTTCTACAATGcaagacaaataaatatatttcatcatACCGTCTGTTGTAACTTGTACATATTTGTCAGGTTCTCGGTGAGAGTATTGTACTTAAATTGCATATAAACATGCAGGTTTTAATGTTTCCACATAAGAAATGCTCCCAGTAGATTCATGACCTTTGATAACGTCTCTGTATTTAAACCCTCTGCAGTACCCGTAGAGGTGCTGATTGTGGTTTTGAAATCTCAGTGAAGCTGATTTCAGTTACACCGTGTATGCTGCCGTGCATTCTGTACAGAAATGCTTATCAATAATGGTCAGATGATGAGGAGCAGACAGTGAAAGTCATGACTAAGTTAATGATGACTACCCAGCATGATGTTACTGTAGACAGAAATGACGAGCATGAACTCGAGATGAGTAACTCAGTAAAAGTCACTCTCACTTCATGTTTTCACTTAGTGAACCAAGTGATTGTCTGAAGACGATACAGTATATCTTACCTACATGTCGTGATCATGTTAAAGGAAAGATGCTCCTGCTGATTAATTGTAATATACAGCGGGTGTCTGGTTTTGACCAAAACGCAATACCTTGTTTAAATAAACAGGATATTGTAGTGACGTGTTTTTCCGAGCCGTCAGACGGCTGTCTATTACTTTTAGGATGCTTGCCACTGATTGTGAAAGTTCTGATAACTTGTTGTAGACAGTGAAGGAACATCAGGCGGAAAATCTGAAAAGTTTTGTCCCGAGATGAgatatccattttttttatttctttttttaaatattccacgtataaaatgtttaacagtgcaaaaaGGGTTATggttgaaataatgaaataatccTAGATTTCCAAAGTTTAAACTATCAATATGTTTATGGTTCTTAATaagattttaattttaagttcatttttaaatctaTGGGTGAAGCTGCGTGCCTTCTATTTAGTCACCTTCAGTTTTTTATCAAGTTCCAGAATATGGAATTAATACGGATTCCTTTAACTGAACTCATCTGTTGAGCTGAAACCTTGAATAGATGTAGATGAGCCAAATCAAAAGGCCAGTATTTCAAAGATTCATTTTATGTCACCCCCCTGTGACTCAAATCTATCCACCTTCTGGGAGTTCAAAGAACACCACGCGCCAGGTGAGAGCTGAAAGGCAGCGCAGAGACTCGCTCTGAGTGGACACAGACGATCAGAAATTAGCACCACCACATCAGTACGTCGCAATATTACGGAAGACCTTTTAAAGCTCTGTCACGAACTCGGAAATGTAAAGAACACCCTGCGTGTTATTTATTATAAGTTAAAGGCTCGAGGttgatttattgtcatttgcaTGCTTACACGTGAAACAAAACTCAGTACTGTCCTGAGTCTAAAATTAATACATGTAAAATACTATATGATCAACACTTCTAGAATAAAtagttataataaataataaaagtagatGCAACACAAGAGTGTAGCATATTTGTATGCTATAGAGCAAAGGattaaaaaacagcatgtaagAGAGATAGAGCATGGCATCATGGTGTAAGCCGACTATGAGTACTGAGTTCATCAGTCTTACAGCCTCTGGAGTAGAAGCTGTGTCTGAGCCTGGTTCTTCCGGACTTAATGCTCCGCAACTTCTTGCCCAAGGGGAAGGGGTCAAAAAGTACATGGGCCGGGTGGGTAGAGTCCCTCATGATGCGGGCCGCACTGCTTCGAAGGTGGAAGAAAGACTGTTCAATGCCAGCCAGCAAATCTTTAAAATTCAAGATGTTTTCAGGGGTTTCAGCTGTGCAGCACAAACACCACCATAGCTGAGAGCCTTCATTAAAACACCCACAAATATTAGATCCGATACTGCTAAATTCCCCGGTATTTAAAAACCGttaatgtttatataaaaagtCAGCATAACAAGTAAAACGTTCAACTGCATGGAGCAGTCATTTTAGAAGTAGGCGTTGTTCAAACGGTGAATCTTTGATTTTTAGAGCAAAACTTTCCAATTGGAGTTGGATGTTTTTGTACAGTGGCAGTTTCATGGCCTTTAATATCTTCACAGCCCCTCAGCTGAGTGTTATTCCCCTACAGTTGTGGTTAAACAGCATTCATATCACACAGTCTGTTCAGTACTCCCACTGCTCCGCTgcccttctttctttcccataaaatgaacaatttcCAAAACAACAAAGCTCTGAAAGTCTGCTCGTTGCTGGTAAAAGATGATTATAGTATTAACTCTTAAAGGTCAAGAATGTGTCACCGTTATGTACGCAACCCTATTTTCACGAGCCCCCTTTTAGTAAGACAAGTTGAAGACAAATAAGTCATTGCATCTAGAAGAAGCAACGGGTGACTACATGAGTGGTATGTTTGCTTTTTGATCtctgttgtatgtgtgttctgcagtaggcttttattatttattaatattgttgttattaGATAGATAGCTGTTTGAAATTTaacatttgtctgtgtgaggaGGAAGCTAACCTTTCTGAATCTCCTCTTTAAAGTCAGTAGTGTTGTGTGTGATCATCATAATCtaatcagtttttcttttccatttttcactCCGTTTTTTCTAACCACAGAGATAAAAGCCATAATGACCTCGAAGATGGTCCTGTGTTGCGAACAGAGGAAGGCTACActtcatagttttttttttatctttgttctCACCCCTTTTATTCAGATCAGTTGCACTCTAGACTATTTTAGTGCTCAAAACTGTTTGGGGAGATCTTTTTCCATCCCTCAACTGCTCTACTTTAAACATTTAGGTAGATcaggtgtggaaaaaaaaaaaaaaaacggtatCATGTAGCATCACCACTGTATGTGGTGAAGTAAAGAACATCCTCTTAGGACTTGCCTTGTCTTATAGTATTTGCATTAATATTCATGGAGTCGGCTTAGCGTTAATACTCTAACATTACATTTGAATATTAAAGCTCATATTCTTAAAGTctgaaaataatctgcaaaACAAGTGGAGCATCTGTCTTCTTTTGTGTCACTTAGCTGGTTTTGTAGATTAGCTGTAATAAGAGTCATGTTGAGCTGCTTTTCTACCCTTTGATTGAATTCATTTGGGCTGATGAGAACAATACAATTTAAATAACTGATTGTTACTCCTCTTCCACGTAACTTACAGTGTGGTTCAACTGGACTGAAACCAGTCAGTCACAATACATAATTCAATAATTAGTTTCGGATCATATGAAGTTTTCTGAGTAAGTCTGATGAGCAAACCCATAAAATAGAGATCATTTTAGAGTTTGTGTGTTCCAGCACAAC includes:
- the cetn4 gene encoding caltractin, which produces MSFEYSRCCLFVDNSIIKHNIVFFCAASLIEMASSYRKPASSASQRKRPGPKVELTEEQKQEIKEAFDLFDTDGTGTIDVKELKVAMRALGFEPKKEEIKKMIATIDKEGSGTIDYSDFLSMMALKMGEKDSEEEIMKAFRLFDDDSTGRISFKNLKRVAKELGENLTDEELQEMIDEADRDGDGEVNEQEFLRMMKKTNLY